A window of Diadema setosum chromosome 2, eeDiaSeto1, whole genome shotgun sequence contains these coding sequences:
- the LOC140243147 gene encoding uncharacterized protein, whose protein sequence is MAKRHTIIDPTQPSMAKECKLPPQTNWKMCILCQADTDEPLQCPLRSKMKPIGAGYASLTEDLIQFKGLRHMPMDLNLNRLDDGDGVEATLMRHSAQWHKKCRLKFNKKMFLQQSKAESASKQQSCTSTPTVRTRSAAAQMILQSTEPICFFCSKPAGNAGLHHAATTEIDKNVRKCAIELGDAELLAKLSAGDMVAIEAKYHRNCLRALYNKVRPAAPKDEDADRLHGIAFAELVVFTEDTLEDGDNAPVFRLSDLANLYKTRLEQLGATVSNRVHTTRLKDRLLSALPDLRAHPHGRETLLLFERDIGPALKKACECDNDAIHLARAAQVVRREMFETKFTFDGTFKSDCQKDSVSPSLIALVNMILDGANIKHQTQFSSPSTTTAALTISQLLVFNSVKHGRNAESMSIRHGRERETPLPLYLSLKINSVTRSRSLIDTLFNLGLCVSYGRLLQLTADIANGVCKRFDMEEVVCPPKLRKRLFTTGAVDNIDHNPTSATAKDSFHGTSISLMQHPSHTNDGLDRGVVVIGQDVASAKSITPLPLEYTSVPPAATKTHHFTAPPIQGPAKPPDLMAVDAAVQEEYRWLRTVETALEKQSIDEWVSWSAYHASFQKALIPPAAINALLPLFVDSAHSVAMIKHSMTIVKAAIQHLNPGQVPLKSSLFLVTDVTSIIVKLIKSFSQIL, encoded by the exons ATGGCAAAGCGTCATACAATCATAGACCCAACCCAACCTTCAATGGCCAAGGAATGTAAACTGCCCCCACAAACTAACTGGAAAATGTGTATTCTTTGCCAAGCAGACACAGATGAACCTTTGCAGTGCCCACTTCGATCTAAAATGAAACCGATTGGTGCTGGCTATGCATCCTTGACGGAGGATCTCATCCAGTTTAAAGGACTCCGCCACATGCCAATGGACCTCAACTTGAACAGACTGGATGATGGCGATGGTGTAGAAGCTACTTTGATGAGACACAGTGCTCAGTGGCACAAAAAGTGTCGCttaaaatttaacaaaaaaatgtttcttCAGCAGAGCAAAGCAGAATCAGCTTCAAAACAACAATCTTGTACCAGTACTCCAACAGTGCGCACACGATCAGCTGCAGCCCAAATGATTCTACAGTCGACCGAACCTATCTGTTTCTTTTGTAGTAAGCCAGCTGGCAATGCTGGCTTGCACCATGCAGCTACaacagaaattgacaaaaacGTTCGGAAATGTGCCATTGAATTGGGGGATGCTGAACTTCTTGCCAAGCTGTCTGCGGGAGACATGGTTGCCATAGAAGCGAAATATCATCGCAATTGTCTTCGTGCATTATACAACAAAGTCAGACCTGCCGCCCCCAAGGATGAGGATGCAGATCGACTGCATGGTATAGCCTTTGCTGAGTTGGTGGTATTTACGGAAGACACTCTTGAAGATGGGGACAATGCTCCAGTATTCAGACTCTCGGACTTGGCCAACCTATACAAGACGAGATTAGAGCAGCTTGGTGCCACTGTGAGCAACCGAGTACACACAACTAGACTGAAGGACAGACTCCTTTCTGCGCTTCCTGATCTGAGAGCCCATCCTCATGGCAGAGAAACACTTCTTTTGTTTGAGAGAGACATAGGTCCAGCGCTCAAGAAGGCCTGTGAATGTGACAATGATGCCATACACCTTGCAAGAGCTGCACAGGTAGTCCGTAGGGAAATGTTTGAGACCAAGTTTACCTTTGACGGTACATTCAAATCTGATTGTCAAAAAGATTCTGTGTCACCTTCCCTCATTGCTCTTGTGAACATGATCCTCGATGGGGCCAACATCAAGCACCAGACTCAGTTCAGCAGCCCGAGCACCACAACTGCTGCTCTTACAATATCACAGCTGCTGGTGTTCAACAGTGTTAAGCATGGACGGAATGCCGAATCGATGTCAATTCGCCATGGCCGCGAGAGAGAAACCCCACTCCCGCTCTACTTGTCCCTCAAGATAAACTCTGTGACTAGGAGTCGAAGCCTGATTGACACATTGTTCAACCTTGGGCTGTGTGTGTCCTATGGTAGATTACTACAGTTGACAGCAGACATTGCCAATGGTGTCTGCAAGCGCTTTGACATGGAAGAAGTTGTATGCCCACCCAAGCTGCGAAAGCGACTCTTCACTACTGGGGCTGTTGATAATATTGACCATAACCCTACCTCTGCAACAGCCAAGGATTCTTTCCATGGTACAAGTATATCCCTTATGCAGCATCCATCGCACACAAATGATGGCCTCGACCGTGGTGTAGTGGTGATTGGGCAAGACGTAGCTTCTGCCAAGTCTATAACTCCTCTGCCGTTAGAGTACACAAGTGTACCACCTGCTGCCACGAAGACACACCACTTCACTGCACCTCCAATTCAAGGTCCTGCAAAACCTCCTGACCTCATGGCTGTTGACGCTGCAGTGCAAGAAGAGTATAGATGGCTGAGGACTGTGGAGACAGCTCTAGAGAAGCAATCCATAGATGAATGGGTATCATGGTCTGCCTACCATGCTTCTTTCCAAAAAGCATTGATCCCACCTGCTGCAATCAATGCACTTTTGCCTCTGTTTGTAGACAGCGCTCATTCTGTTGCAATGATAAAGCATTCAATGACCATTGTCAAAGCAGCAATTCAGCACCTGAACCCTGGACAAGTTCCT ttaaaaagttccttgtttttggtaactgacgttacatccatcattgtcaaactaattaaaagtttttctcaaattctttaa